The Acidobacteriota bacterium nucleotide sequence CGTCCTGCCGAGGCGTGCCGAAGGTGTTGTCGCTGGTGATCAGCAACTCGTCGGGCGCGCTCTCCTGCTCGTCCTCCTCGGGGGTCCGGCGGAAGGTGGCGGCTTCGATGATGCCGTCTTGAAAGTAGATGTGGGCAAGCCGAAACCGCCGGCCGATGATCCGCGAATTGCGGAACAGGCGGCGGATCTCCGCCGGCTTGGCGTCGGTACCGATATCGAAGTCTTTGGGCTCGCGGCCGAGCATCAGATCTCGGACGCTCCCCCCCACCAGGTACGCCTTGAAGCCCGCCTTGTTGAGCCGGTAGAGAACTTTGACGACATTGCTGGGCATGTCGTCACGGGAGATGGGATGGCTGGAGCGAGCCAGGACCCTTGGTGATTGCTCGTCCGCCAAGTCTTGTTCAGTCACGCGGCTATTATATGGGCACCTGGCGGCGAATCGAGATTCTGCCTGCACACAGGTAGGCGCGACCGGTTTTCACACCGGTCGCGAGGAGGAAGGGCCGGAACGTAGCGGCTAGCGGCAGCCCAGTCCCGGCGGGGAAGGGTTCGAGAAGGAAATGAGGAGAAGGAGTCTCTCGACTGGCTCGTTCCTCTTCTCTCTTACGCCAGACAAATAAAGCAGGATCGATGCCAGACCTTCTGACCACGCCCAAAAAGGGCGCAGAAACGCCGGAATGAGCGTTTCCTGCCGAAGTCGTCCAATTATGCGGACACAGCATGACCCCCAAACAGGACAGACGAGGCGAGCCGCGATCCGCGCAGACCCCGAGACGGGCTTCGGTCTTTCGCAAACGATTCAGCAACCCCTTGAGAGCCAAGGCCCAGGACCTATCCCGATGTCCCAATATGTAGACAGGCCATGACCTTCTTAGAGGACGGTGCTCCTCGCCCTCCCGGCACGCTGGGCCCAGACACCCAACGCAGACACCGGGCGCGGGCACCGACAAGAAGCCGTCCTACTCCTCCACCATGCGCTTGTAGATGCGGGTCTCGGAGCCCAGGGTCCGATGCACCGGGCAGCGGCCGGCGATCTCCTCGAGGCGCTCCCGCTGAGCACTGTCCAGAGGGCCGTAGACGGTCAAGTCGACATCGATGCGGTCGATGAACCCGCTGTCGTTGAGGCAGTCCTCGCAGTCTTTCGCATGCATGCGGGAGTGGTGCAGCTGCACCCGCGTCCCTTCCAGCGGCCAACCCTTGCGTTCAGCGTACATGCGCAAGGTCATGGAGATGCAGGTCCCGAGCCCCGAGAGCAGCAGCTGGTAGGGGTTGGGACCGGTATCGGTACCACCGGGCACCGAGGTGGGCTCGTCGGCCACCCAGGAGTGGTGCTGGGTGCGCACCTGGTTGGCGAAGCCCTCGGCGCCGCCCACCACCACCACGTCCCCCTTGCCGAGCTGGCGCTGGGCTTCGTCGGCCCGCTGCTGCGCCAGGCGATCTCCGGAAGCCTCGTCCCCAGCCGCCCTGTTGGCAGCGGCCTCCGCGTCGGATTCGGGCAAGTACCGTTCCGCCCAGGCGGCGATGACGCCGGCGGCGTAGCGGGCGTCCCGCTCTCGGGTGAGCAGGTGATCCGCATCGTCCAGGGACACGAAGCTCTTGGGATGCTTGGCCGCCTGGTAGATGCGGCGGGCCTGGTCGATGCCCACCACCTCGTCCACCGGCGAGTGGAGGATCAGCAGCGCTTGTCCCAGAGCGGCGATGCGGCCGTGGAGGTGGTTCTCCTCCAGATCCTGCAGCAGCTGCCCCTTGATGGTGAAGGGGCGCCCCGCCAGGCTCACCTCGGCGGTCTCCTCCGGCGCAAGATCCGGCACCGCCCCGAGTACTCCCTCGCGCAGATGGGCGGTGTCGCTGGGAGCCCCGATGGTCACCACCGCCACCGCCTCCGGCACCTCGTGGGCGACCCCGAGCATGGCGGCGCCGCCCAGGCTGTGACCGATGAGCAAGGTCGGAGCTGCGTGCTCGCGGCGCAGATACTCCGCCGCCATGGCCAGGTCCTGGAGGTTGGAGCTGAAGGTGGAATCGGCGAAGTCTCCCTCGCTTTCCCCCAGGCCGGTGAAGTCGAAGCGCAGCACCGCGATGCCCCGGCGCACCAGCGCCCGGCTGATCCAGCCCACCGCCTTGAGATCCTTCGAGCAGGTGAAGCAGTGGGCGAAGAGAGCCCAGGCGCAGGGCTCGCCATCGGGCAACTCCAGCCGCCCCGCCAGTTGATTGTCGAAGGCTCCCGGAAATCGGACTTTCTCGCTGCTCGCCACGAATTGGCTCCTGGAGGAAAAGGTTTGAGGAATCGGCGCCCTGCCCGCTGCAGAGGCCCCTCACCGGGAGGATAGCGCAAGGTACGACTGCCCCCCGCCGCGCAGCGGGGCAGCCGGCAAACTCGCACACCCGAGGGAGCCCACACTAGAGGACCCACGATCGAGAACCCATGATTGAGAACCCATGATTGAGAACCCATGATTGAGAACCCATGATTGAGAACACTGTCACGGCAATGGACTGGCTTGTTCACCCAGCCCTCACAGCCACTCCATAGGGTTCTTCCCGAGCCGCTTCCCAGAAGCCGCCCACAGTCAGCTCTCAGCTCTCAGCCCTCGTCCCAAACGACATTCAACCTGCGGAGACCGCTGCAACCATGGCCATTGCCGGCACCACTCAAGAGCTCTCCCTCGCCGACCTGCTACAAGTCAAAGCCATGGCCGGCGGCAGCTGCCGAATCATCGTCGACGGCCGTGCCGGGGCAGGGCTGATCCTGCTCGACCACGGGCGGGTGGTCCACGCTCAATACGGCGACCTCCAGGCGACCGACGCCGTCTTCGCCCTGCTCACCGAAGAAGGCACCTACTTCCAGGCCAAGAGCGGAGTGGAAATCGTGCGCCGGACCATGAGCGCTTCGGCCCAGGAATTGGTCATGGAGGCAGCGCGGCGCCAGGACGAAGGCATCCTGGTCACCCCGAAACCCTCCCAGGCAGCCCGGGAGGGGGCCGAGCACCGCCCGGTCGAGCTCTCCGGCGACGATGATCCGCCGACCCTGCCATCCTTCCCCGCCCAGGTGCTGCCCGCCGATGACGGCGGCTCCCGCACCTGGCGGCCCTGGATGGTGGCCCTCCTGGTGCTGCCGCTGGCGGCGGTGGCGGTGCTCGCCTCCACCCTGCTCCAGGACAGCTCGACGCCGGCGGTGGCCCCGGCCACCGCCAAACCCGAGATCCTCCAGCTCGAGCCCAAGGAAGCCACCGACCTCGCCGGGCCCTCGGATCGCCTACCGGTGCTCGAGGCCGGGGCTCCACCGGCAAGCCCCGAGGACACCTCCGGCCTCAAGCCCACCATCGTCCTGCGGCTGCTCATCGGAGTCGACGGGAGGGTCCAGCAAGCCCAGGTCTACCGACCAAGAGAGGAGTTGGAGGCCTTCGAGCGCATCGCGCTGGAAACCGTGCGGAGCTACCGCTTCTCCCCCGGCCTGCACCGGGGAGCGGCGGTGCCGGTGTGGATCAACTGGCCGGTGGACTTTATTTGACAGGCCCCATCCGAGCTCAGCCGCCTCTCCTCGAGCTCCCGCTCACCGAAGCCCGCAGAATCCCTCACCTCCAACCATTGTGGAGACCCGATGAAGATCTCGACGCCTCGCCCACGCCTCGCCCAAATTCTGCTCTGGGTTTTTCTACCGATCTTCCTGCCGGCAGCGGCAGCATACGGCCAGAGCACCGATCCGGAAGGGGCTACTGTGCTGCAGGTCAAGGGCTCGGACACCATCGGCGGTGCCTTGGGGCCAGCCCTGGCCCGCGCCTACGAGGGAACTCACCCCGGGGCCGAGATCCATTGGGGATCCCTGGGCTCGGGCACCGCCTTCGTCGGCCTCTTCGATGGCTCCGCCGACCTCGGCGCCTCTTCCCGTAGCGTCAAAGAGTCGGAGCTGGCGGAGGCCCGTCGCCTGGGCCTCGAGCTCAAGGAGTACATCCTCGGCTATGACGGCATCGCCGTGCTGGTCCACCCCGACAACCCCGTGGCCAAGCTCTCCATTGGACAGCTCTCGCGGCTCTTCACGGGCCAGATCACTAGCTGGAGTGAGCTCGGCGGGCCGGATCTGCCGGTGGTGCTGATCAGTCGCCCCAGCTACTCCGGCACCCACGGATTCTTCAAAGAGAAGGTCGTGCGCCGCGGCAACAAGAAAGGGCCAGAGGAATTCGGCCCCCAGACCCGATTCGTCGAACACAGCGAGGACATCGTGAAGCTGGTGGCCGGCGAGCCCGGAGCCATCTCCTATCTGGGCATGGGGTGGGTGCGGCCGGAGGTGCGGGCGGTGCCGGTGGTGGGGCGCAACGGCCGCGGCTTCCTGCCGACATTGGAAACCGTGCGCGCCGGCACCTATCCCGTGTACCGGCCGCTCCTGCTCTACACCCGCGGCGAACCGACCGGCGAGCTACGGCGCCTCCTAGCCTTCCTTCTCGCCGGTGACGGCCAGCGCCTGGTGGCGGAGCACGACTTCATCCCCGCGGACGTCCCCTCCACCGTCTCCCGCTCCGTCGAGCCTCAGGCCAAAGATGCCAGCGCGGCGGAGGCCAGCCGCATCCAGCTCCACCGCATCCTCTTCCCCTTTGGCGGCACGACCCTCGACACCGATGCCCGGGCCACCCTGGACCGCATCGCTCAGCGCCTCCGCGAGGGCGGCCTGCGAGCTGAAATCGTCGGCCACGGCGACGCCGACGGCAGCGCCCTGGCCAACCGACGAGTCTCCAACGCCCGCGCCCTGGCCGTCGCCAACTATCTGCGTCGGCAAGGCGTCTCGCCCAAGACTTTGCGCGTCGAAGGCCGCGGCGCCACCCAACCGGTGGCCACCAACGACACCGCCGAAGGCCGCCGCCTCAACCGCCGGGTGGATGTGCGGCTGCTGCCGGCTGGCTAGATCTCGGCGGGGTAAACTCCCGCCCATGCCCCCCGAAACCCCGATCCTCCAGGCTTCCGGCGTCACGAAGCGCTATCCCGGCGGCGTGGTGGCGCTGGATGGGGTGGATCTGGAGGTACGGCGGGGGGAGACGGTGGCGCTTATCGGGGAGAGCGGCAGCGGCAAGACCACACTGCTGCGGCTGTTCAACCGCATGACCGAGCCCACCGCCGGAACCGTGCGGGTGGACGGCGAAAACGTGGCGGCGGTGGATGCCATCGCCCTGCGGCGGCGCCTGGGGTATGTGCAGCAGGAAGGGGGGCTAATCCCCCATTGGAGCGTCCACCGCAACGTCCAGCTGGTCCCCTGGCTGAGCGGCTGGGAGCCCCGGCGCCGGCAGCGGCGGGGAGACGAGATGCTCGAGCTGGTGGGTCTCGATCCGTCGACCCACGGAAACCGCTACCCCAGCGAGCTCTCCGGTGGCCAGCGCCAGCGGGTGGCCCTGGCCCGGGCGCTGGCGGCGGAGCCGGAGGTGATCCTCCTGGACGAGCCCTTCGGCGCTCTCGACGCCCTCACCCGGGCCGAGCTCCAAAGCCAGTTTCTGGAGCTCGAGGAGCAGATCCACAAGACTCTCCTCCTGGTCACCCACGACCTGGAAGAAGCCTTCCTGCTGGCGGATCGGGTGGGGGTGATGCAGGGCGGCCGGCTGCTGCAGGTGGCGACGCCTCGGGAGCTGGCGGCGGCGCCAGCGGATCCCTACGTCCAGCGCCTCCTGGCCCTGCGAAGGCCTCAGGGAGAAGAGCGGCGCCCACGGGGTGAAGGCTCGTGAGTCGCCGCGAAACTCCCAAGGGGAAGAGCCGCAGGCCGCGAGGGAGAGGCCTGGGAATGCCCGTGCTCCGTCCCAGAAGCATCTTCTTGCTCGGCGCCTTGGCTCTCTGGCTAGCCAGCCCTTCCATCACTGAGATCCACGCCCAGGAGCCCGACCTGGTGGTGGGCTCGAAGAACTTCGCCGAAAGCCGGCTGCTGGGGGAGCTCTTCGCCCAGCTCATCGAGGAGCGCACCGAGCTGGCCGTGGAGCGGCGGCTGGGCCTCGCCGGCACCCAGGTGTGCTTCGAAGCGCTACGCACCGGCGCCATCGACCTCTATCCGGAGTACACCGGCACCGGCCTGGTGTCGATCTTGGACGCCGACCCCGCCGGCGACGCCACCGCAACCCTCAATCGGGTGCGGCAGCGCTTCCTCCAGCGCTGGGATCTGTGGTGGCTGCCACCCCTGGGCTTTGAGAACGCCTACGAGATCGCCGTACCCAAGGTCCTGGCGGAGACCGAAGGATTGCGCACCCTCAGCGACCTGGTGCCCCTGGCGCCGGAGCTGCGGGCCGGCTTCGGCTATGAATTCGCCAACCGGCCCGACGGCCTGCCGGGGCTGGAGCAGACCTACGGCCTGCGCTTCCGAAATGTGCAGAATCTGCAGCAGGCGCTCAAGTACCAGGCCGCCGGCAGCGGTGATCTGGATGTCCTCGACGTCTACACCACCGACGGCCGGTTGCTGGTCCACGATCTGGTGGTGTTGGAGGACGACCGCGGCTTCTTCCCGCCGTACCAAGCGGCACCGCTGATGCGCGGAGAGGCGGTGCGCGAGCATCCGGAGGCGGTGGCGACCCTGGCACTGCTGGCGGATGCGTTGAGCGAGGAGACCATGCGGGGCCTCAATCTGCGGCTGCAGGAAGAAGGCGCCAGCGAGGCGCAGGTAGCTCGGGACGCGCTGGTGACGCTGGGACTGGTGGCCGGCGGCGAGGGGGAAGAAATCGAGGAGAGCCGCCGGGCAGGAAGCTTCTGGGGCTATCTGTGGAACCAGCGCGCTTCCCTTCTTCAGCGAACCCTCGAGCACCTGGGGCTGGCCGCCGCCGGCGTCGCCTTGGGAGTGCTCATCGCCGTGCCCCTGGGGCTTTGGCTGGAACGCCGACGGCGCATCGCCGAACCCACCATCCGCGCCGTCGGCATCACCCAGACGGTGCCCTCCATCGCGCTGCTGGCGTTCATGATTCCCCTCTTTGGAGTCGGCGCCTTGCCGGCGGTAGTGGCGCTGTGGATCTACTCCCTCTTCCCCATCCTGCGCAACACCTACACCGGCGTTCGCGACGCCGATCCCCAGGCCGTGCAAAGCGCCACCGCCCTGGGTATGACCGACGGCCAGGTGCTGCGCCACATCCGCCTGCCCCTGGCCGCCCCGGTGATCCTCGCCGGCGTGCGCACCGCCGCAGTGATCACCGTCGGCACCGCCACCCTCGCCGCCTTCATCGGCGCCGGCGGCCTCGGCGAGCCCATCGTCAGCGGTCTACAGCTCGTGGATACCTGGCAGATCCTCTCCGGAGCCCTCCCAGCAGCCCTCCTCGCCCTGTTGGTGGATTCCCTCCTGGCAGGCATCGAGCGCTGGCTGCGCCCCGGAGGCTAGGTCCCCTCCAACCCTCAGCGTTCATCGGCTGAGTCTCGAGCCAAGACCAGATCCATGAGCTCCCCCTCTACCACTGCCGCCAATCTTCCCCCAATTCCTCAGCTCCGGAATCCTCCGGCACCTCACTCTCGATAGCCTGGTTCTCGGTGGCCTCTCGAGGAAGGGATGAAACCGCCCCCGGAAACGGATCCCCCCGCAGCGCCGCCACCGCCCGCTCCACCGCCAGCGCCGTCTCGGCTCCCCGGCCGTCGGCAGCTCGGCGTAGGGTCGGAAGATCGAAGGAGTCGCGATCCAGCGCCCTCTCGAGCACCGCCGGCAGCTCCCCGGCGGAGAGCTCCGGCGCCAGATCGAGGACCGTGCGCAGGGGCCGGGTCACGCGGAATCCGGGCCGCTGGTCCAGATCCGCGACACTCACCTCGGCTCGGTACAGGCGAGCACCTCGAGCGCGGCGGCGATAGCCCGGCGGAACCGTGAGGTCTACCGCTGCGTCTTCTAGCTCCGGCAGCAGGCCCCAAAGCCGTGCCGCCGTCCGGTGCGAAACCGCTCCCTCCCCCCGCGCCCACAGCGACCACCGCACCAGCTCGGCATGCTCCCCCTGCGGGATCTCCGGCAAGCGAAAGAGCCCCCGACCTACCCGCCGCCAATTGCCTACATCGGCGTGGTACTTCTGGCCCTGGTAGGAGTACCCCACCCCCAACGCCTGCTGGGCGGTGAAATAGCCGGCCTGGCGAAGCGCAAGGTCGAAGAGCTCGCGACGGTGCTGGCCCTGAAGTGACATGGCGCCACAATTCTACAAGAGATTTTTAGTTTTCTGCTATCAGGCAACAAAAAAATGAAATCACGAGGCGAGACAGCTGCTCAACCGGAGAAACGCGAGAGTTGAGCCCCGAAAGGGAGACTCCTCGGGGACCAGAAGAAACCGCTCGAGCCGACGAATGCTCTCGCCGCAACAACAGAATCACCGATTTATCTGTCTTCAAAGAATGCGCGAACGGCAACTAGTGAGAAAAGCATCCTCGAAGAATGGGTAGTCCCGCTGGGCCGCTCTTGTTGGGGCGCGCTCCTTAGGGCGCCGCCCAGGAGCTTCGGGAGGACACCTAGGGATCCCATGAAGGCCGTCCCGAGGGCCTCGCCGAAGAGAGCGCCCCCCGGGAGCGGGTTCCGAGGACCCAGCGTCTCAGTCTAGAGGCTTGGCATTTTGGCCGGAGGCAAAGCGTGCATCGGTTTCTGAAGAACAGCTCCTCGGCATCCATACCGTCGGCCCTCGCCGGTGGCTGGAAGCTGGCAGCGCTAGGGGCCGCCCTCGCTCTGGGCTGGGTGGCTCTCGTTCCCACCTCGCAGATATCGGCGGTGACCCGAGGGATGCAGCTGCTGCTCTCGCTGCCGGCGGTCTGGGCGCTCGCCGGACTGGTAGTCACCGTCGCCGCCTGGGACCGATGGCTCCGGGGATCGTCGAGGGAATCGAATCTCTTCGCCCTGCACCAATCGGAGCCTCCCTCTCGAGCGGAACCGGCATCCAAGCCCGGCCGCCGCGAGAAACGACGGCCTTCCCGGACCCCCAAGACGTCCTCCCGAGCCCCCAAGGCACGGCCCCGGGCGACGCCGCCGCGATGCCCCGACTGCGGTACTCCCAGCTTGCTGGTGGATGCCCCCGCGGACTCGGAGCCCGGCCTGGCCGGCACCGAACAACCCCCGGATTGGACCTGTCCCGGCTGCGCCGCCACCGGCCACCGCAGCGGCGGCTAGCCCTTCAACAGGGAGCAGCCGGCCATGGCGGAAGGCTGCTCCAGCTGCATCAGCTCCAAGATCGTCGGGAAGACATCCGCTAGCCGGCCGCCCTCCCGCAGCCCCGGCGAGGGCTTCTCCGGGCTGCCCGTGGCCTGATCCCGGCGGTGGGGGTCGACGACGATGAGCTCGACGTCGTAAGTGGTGTGGGCGGTGTGGGGTGCCTCGGTCTCCGGATCCCACATCTGCTCCGAATTGCCGTGGTCCGCCGTCACGATCAGCTTGCCGCCGTGCTCCACCGTGGCGTCGACGATGGCCCCGACCATCTCGTCCACCACCTCCGCCGCCCGGATCGCCGCCGGCAGCTTGCCGGTGTGGCCCACCATGTCGGTGTTGGCGAAGTTGACCAGGATGAAGTCCTCGCAATCCTCCGCCACGATGCGTTCCAGCACCGCATCGCAGACCTCCTGGGCGCTCATTTCGGGCTTCAGATCGTAGGTGGCCACCCGCGGCGACTGGGCCATGGAGCGGGACTCGCCGGGGAAGGGCTCGTCGCGATAGTCGTTGAAGAAGAAGGTGACGTGGGGGAATTTCTCCGTTTCGGCGCAGCGGAATTGCCGCAGCCCCAGCCGCGATAGATAGGCACCGCCAATGTCCTCGAGCTTCGGAGGCTTGGGGAAGGCCACCTCCACGAAGGGCCCGAGCTCCTCCTGATAAGCGGTCATGGTGACGTAGGTGAGATCGAGGCGCGGACCGCGGTCGAAACCCCGCTCGCCGGAGTCCGGGGAAGCCTTTACGTGGCCATAGAAATCCTCGAAGACGAAAGCCTGGCTGAGCTCCCGAGGCCGGTCGCCGCGGTAGTTGACGAAGATCACCGTGTCGCCGTCGCTCACCCGCGACGCCGCCACCGCCGCCGAATCGGCGCCGACGGTCCGCGGGGTGATGAACTCATCCCCCTGCTGGCTGCCTCCGGTGGGATGGTCGTAGTAGTCCTGCACCGCCGCCGGCGCCGAGTCGAAGCGGGGGACCGCGACCTCGTCCTCACCCGTCGAGCGTCCCGTCAAACAATCGTAGGCGCGCTGCACCCGCTCCCAGCGGTTGTCCCGATCCATGGCCCAATAGCGGCCGCACACCGTGGCCACCCGGCCCACCCCCAGGTCGGCGCATCGCTCCTCCACCTGCCGCACATACTCAGCGCCGGTGAAGGGACCGGTGTCCCGGCCGTCGGTGAAGAGATGGACGAAGACCGCCTCCGCTCCTTGGCGCCGGCAGAGCTCGAGGGTTCCGTAGAGGTGGTCGAGGAGGCCATGGACGCCAGCGTCGGAAGCGATGCAGAAGAGATGCACGGCAGCATCCCGGTCCCGGGCCTTCTGCACTGCCTGCACCAGCACGTGGTTGTCGAAGAAGCTGCCGTCGCGGATGGCCTTGGTGATGCGCACCGATTCCTGGTCCACGATGCGCCCGGCCCCGAGGTTCTGATGCCCCACCTCGCTGTTGCCCATGGTTCCCTCGGGCAGCCCCACGTCCTCCCCGCTGGTCTTGATCAGGGTCCAGGGGTACTCCCGCAACAGCGCATCACAGCGCGGGGTCTCGGCCTGCAGAATGGCGTTGAAGGCATTGTGCTCGGGATGTGGGTTGCGGCCCCAACCGTCGCGCACGATGAGCACTACCGGTTTGGGATGGTTGGGGGCCTTGGGGCGGTGTTCCCGGGCTGCAGATGAGTCGGGCGATGCTTGAGACATGCTGGCGAATCCTCCTGGACTTGAAGCTCTTACTTCGAAGCATCGAGGCTCGAAGTTTCCAGTACCAAGTAGAACACGAGGCGGCGCCGAGGGGCGGGGCCAATCCGAGCCAACGGTTAAGATCTCGCAGCTTCGAACGTCTGCTGGGTTGGAACCCGATTCTCCGACTCTGCTCTCCCGGCAGCTGCGCGTCCGCTCCCCATGGCCAACCGATTCACTCCATCCCGCCGCTCCCCCATCCGTCGCCGAGCCACGGCCGTGGGGGTCGGCCTGATCGCGCTGCTCCTGATGGGCCTCGGCGGCTGGCTCGGAGGACTCTGGCAGGAGCAGCAAAGCAGTGCCGGCCACCCCCAGACTCCCCAGCCACCCTTCCCCTACTCCCAACGAGAAGTGACCTTCTCCAGCGGCGGCGTCGAGCTCGCCGGCGCGGTGACGGTACCGCAAGGCGATGGCCCGTTTCCGGGGGTGGTGCTGCTCTCCGGTGCCGGCCCCCAGGATCGGGACGGCACCCTCGCCGGCCACCAGCGCTATCTGGTGCTGGCGGACGCTCTGACCCGCGCCGGCGTCGCCGTGCTGCGCTATGACGACCGCGGCACCGGAGGCTCCGGCGGTGAATTGCTGGAAGCGCGCTTTGAAGACCTCGCCGCCGAGGCCGGCGCGGCGGTAGAGCTACTCCGAGAGCAACCGAAGATCGATCCCGGGCGGGTCGGGCTCCTCGGCGCCAGCCAGGGCAGCCTCGTCGCCGGCCTGGCAGCCCGGGAGGATCCACGGCTGGCCTTCTTGGTCTTGCTCTCGCCCCCCGCCCTGCCGGGCCATGAGGTGTGGGTCGAGCAGCAGCTGCGGGTTGCCCAGGCCGAGGGCGCCGAGGCCTCGGACCTGGAAGTAATGGAGCTCCTCCTGCTCACCGCTTTCGAGCTCCGCACCGCCGACCTCCCCGAAGCCGAGAAGCACCAAAGCCTGGAGCAGGTGGTCGAGAATCTCGAGCAGCTGCAGGCCGGCACCGGGCTCCAGCTGGCCGCCGGAGCGCGCCGGAGGATCTTGGTGCAGGCCCTCCTTTCTCGGCAGATGGAAGACGCCCTCTACTACGATCCGCGGCCGGTTCTGGAGGAGCTCCGGCTGCCGGTACTGGCGCTCTATGGCTCGAAAGATCTCCAGGTCCCGCCGTCGGTCCACGCTCCGGACCTGCGAACGGCCCTCGCCGACAACCCGCGAGCCACCGTCGAGGTGATCCCCGGTCTCAATCACCTGCTCCAACCCTCCACCACCGGCCGCCCGTCGGAGTACGCCCGGCTGGAAGTCACCCTCGCACCGAAGGTTCTCGAGCGGGTCTCCCGATGGATCCTCGACCACTCTCACCCGCAGGATCGGCCATGAGCGATGCCCTGGTCACTCGCGGCCTCTGCCGTTCCTTCGGATCGGTGACGGCGGTGGAGGATCTCTCCCTCACCGTCCCCCGGGGCAGGATCACCGGCTTCCTCGGCCCCAACGGCGCGGGCAAGACCACCACCTTGAAGATGATCCTCGGCCTGCTGCGTCCCGACGCCGGGACGGTGGAGATCCTGGGGCGGGACCCACAGCGGCAGCGCCGAGAGGTCCTGCAGCGGGTGGGAGCGTTGATCGAGACCCCCACTTTCTACCCCCACCTCACCGGCCACGAGAATCTGGAACTGGTGCGGCGGGTGGTGGCCATGCCCCCGGCCCGCACCGGAGAGTGCCTGGCGCTGGTAGGCCTCACCGAAGCCGCCCACCGCCGTGCGGGAGGCTACTCCCTGGGCATGGAGCAGCGGCTGGGGCTGGCCCTGGCGCTGCTGCGCAAGCCCGAGCTGCTGATCCTCGACGAGCCCACCAACGGCCTCGACCCGGCGGGAATGCAGGAGATGCGCAAGCTCCTGGGCCAGCTGGTGGCGGCGGAAGGCGTAACGCTCTTCCTCTCCAGCCATCTGCTAGCGGAGGTGGAAGAGATCGCCTCCCATCTGGTGGTCCTGCGGCGGGGTCGGGCGGCGTACCAGGGCCCGACGGATCAGCTGCGCACCGCCGGTGAAGCCTTTCTTCAGGTTGGCGTGACGCGAGCCGGAGAGGCCCGGCAATGGCTGGAGCGAGAGGGCTGGATCGTGATGTCCGAGACGGCGGCGCAGGAAGCGCAAGAAGAACCCCTGAGAGTGGCGGGCTCGGGCCGGGAGACGGCGGCCCGGCTCAGCGCCGCCCTCGTCGGCGCCGGCTTCTCCCTCCACCACCTGAGCGAGCACCGGCCGCGGCTGGAGGCTCGCTTTCTTGAGCTCACCGAGGGCACCGGCGGCGAAGTTTCAGCTCCCGGCAGCGGAGATCCGGTATGAGGGCATTCTTCCAACTGCTCATCGCCGAAGCCCTCAAGCTACGTCGCACCCCGGCGCTGCTGCTCACCTTGATCTTGCCCTACACGGTGGTCTTGGCCTTCTTCCTCTTCGCCCGCATCGAGGGCCACCGATTCCTCACCGGTGCCGACGCCGACCCTTGGAGCTGGCTGGCGGAGGCCTGCCTGGGGGCCTGGACCTCCCTCTTCCTGCCCCTGGCGGTCTTCCTGCTGGCGGCGCTGGTGGCGTCGGTGGAGCATCGTTCCCGGGGCCTGCGCTTGCTCTTCACTCTGCCGGTGCCGCGCTGGCAAATCGCCGCCGCCAAGCACTTGGTGGTGCTGGCGCTGGTGGGGCTGAGCTTCCTGCTCCTGGCCCTGGGGATTGCGCTGGCGGGGATCGCCCTGCGCTGGGCGTCTCCGGAGCTGGGCTTCGATCAACCCGTACCGTGGGGAGCGCTGCTGCTGACCTGTCTGTGGGGCTGGCTCGCCACCACCTTCTTCTGCACCCTCGCCACCGCCGTCAGCCTCGCCCGGAGCAGCTTCGTGCTGCCAGTGACCGCCGGCTTCCTCGCCACCATCCTCCTGCTCAT carries:
- the gpmI gene encoding 2,3-bisphosphoglycerate-independent phosphoglycerate mutase — encoded protein: MSQASPDSSAAREHRPKAPNHPKPVVLIVRDGWGRNPHPEHNAFNAILQAETPRCDALLREYPWTLIKTSGEDVGLPEGTMGNSEVGHQNLGAGRIVDQESVRITKAIRDGSFFDNHVLVQAVQKARDRDAAVHLFCIASDAGVHGLLDHLYGTLELCRRQGAEAVFVHLFTDGRDTGPFTGAEYVRQVEERCADLGVGRVATVCGRYWAMDRDNRWERVQRAYDCLTGRSTGEDEVAVPRFDSAPAAVQDYYDHPTGGSQQGDEFITPRTVGADSAAVAASRVSDGDTVIFVNYRGDRPRELSQAFVFEDFYGHVKASPDSGERGFDRGPRLDLTYVTMTAYQEELGPFVEVAFPKPPKLEDIGGAYLSRLGLRQFRCAETEKFPHVTFFFNDYRDEPFPGESRSMAQSPRVATYDLKPEMSAQEVCDAVLERIVAEDCEDFILVNFANTDMVGHTGKLPAAIRAAEVVDEMVGAIVDATVEHGGKLIVTADHGNSEQMWDPETEAPHTAHTTYDVELIVVDPHRRDQATGSPEKPSPGLREGGRLADVFPTILELMQLEQPSAMAGCSLLKG
- a CDS encoding alpha/beta fold hydrolase, with translation MGVGLIALLLMGLGGWLGGLWQEQQSSAGHPQTPQPPFPYSQREVTFSSGGVELAGAVTVPQGDGPFPGVVLLSGAGPQDRDGTLAGHQRYLVLADALTRAGVAVLRYDDRGTGGSGGELLEARFEDLAAEAGAAVELLREQPKIDPGRVGLLGASQGSLVAGLAAREDPRLAFLVLLSPPALPGHEVWVEQQLRVAQAEGAEASDLEVMELLLLTAFELRTADLPEAEKHQSLEQVVENLEQLQAGTGLQLAAGARRRILVQALLSRQMEDALYYDPRPVLEELRLPVLALYGSKDLQVPPSVHAPDLRTALADNPRATVEVIPGLNHLLQPSTTGRPSEYARLEVTLAPKVLERVSRWILDHSHPQDRP
- a CDS encoding ABC transporter ATP-binding protein, giving the protein MSDALVTRGLCRSFGSVTAVEDLSLTVPRGRITGFLGPNGAGKTTTLKMILGLLRPDAGTVEILGRDPQRQRREVLQRVGALIETPTFYPHLTGHENLELVRRVVAMPPARTGECLALVGLTEAAHRRAGGYSLGMEQRLGLALALLRKPELLILDEPTNGLDPAGMQEMRKLLGQLVAAEGVTLFLSSHLLAEVEEIASHLVVLRRGRAAYQGPTDQLRTAGEAFLQVGVTRAGEARQWLEREGWIVMSETAAQEAQEEPLRVAGSGRETAARLSAALVGAGFSLHHLSEHRPRLEARFLELTEGTGGEVSAPGSGDPV
- a CDS encoding ABC transporter permease, translating into MRAFFQLLIAEALKLRRTPALLLTLILPYTVVLAFFLFARIEGHRFLTGADADPWSWLAEACLGAWTSLFLPLAVFLLAALVASVEHRSRGLRLLFTLPVPRWQIAAAKHLVVLALVGLSFLLLALGIALAGIALRWASPELGFDQPVPWGALLLTCLWGWLATTFFCTLATAVSLARSSFVLPVTAGFLATILLLILRATDPALALYHPAAYAVEATDSLVSFGRPATTLGLRWALVGLGTGILFALAAGWAWVRGDVD